Below is a window of Megalopta genalis isolate 19385.01 chromosome 7, iyMegGena1_principal, whole genome shotgun sequence DNA.
tttgtataaatatgttataagcaatgtatttatattatcgatCAGTTTTACGGATTAATGAATAATTAATTCGGTAGAGCTttttgcaaataattaattttctaacaACTTATCTGCAGGATTTGAAATAAAAGAATCTTATCTGCTAGGTATTTGTTATAGAATGAAATGAAAAACGGAGTAAATAATGTTACACAACATATATTTCGGAGCATCTTAATATAGGAATGAAATCTTCTCGTGCGTCTACAAAGCTTCAGACAAAAGAGAGCCGGAAATAAAATATTGGTTTTCGTTTTGTTACACGTGCACAAGTTTCGTTTCACGTATATGAAAGTTCCCGACGAAGGTCAggaatttaaattttaaatggATCATGCAAAGCATGCTTCATTGCAGTTGATTTGTGACTTTCGTTACTACAGCGAATTACCAAAATATTATTTCACGTTATATTTCATTCGGAATACCTTGTGAATTGCTTATTCAATATTTTGCTTTTATCCTTTTGTAGCAACATAAATTCAAGTATAATTTACGGTCATTGATACAACCGCAGTTGGAATAATAGCCTCCGTGATAACAGTGCCACTATtctatgtatacagggtgtccaaaaattatggtatttccgggaatcGAGGGGTACCTGAggggtcatttaaagtaacaatctcctcagcgaaaatggtATTTCATTTTCGGGAGGTACCATAATTtggggacactctgtatacgaTTACTGCATTACATTATAAATTGTGTCAAAAAACTTAACGAACGATGGAAAGTCAATTATCTAAATTGTTTCTTGTAATATGATTTCCAGCTTGCAATTCATTAGATAACAGTTTGGTGTACCATATAATTGATGGTACCGAGGCGAAACCTGGCGAGTTCCCATACGTGGTTACCCTAGGATATGAAAACAAAAACGCTGAGGAGGATGGACAACAAATTATATATGACTGTGGCGGTAGCTTGATATCCTCTGAACATGTGTTAACCGCAGCACATTGTGTGCACAATATCGATAAAAAGGTTCCGATAGAGGTAAGTGCAAGTCGATTGTTCTCCGCTGGAAACATGCATTAAGGGGGAGACTCGTGTGAAGCGTTCAAACGAGAAGTGGTATTCGGcaattttttaataacataaGACTTCGATGAAATTTATCACCACTTGTCGCATATATTCTGTAAGAATTCAAGAtgcaaaatgttttttttttcgttacaTGTTAAAGAATATATGTATCAAGTGGCGATAAATTTCATCAAGGTCATATGCTATAAAAGAATTTCCAAATATTACCTTTCGTTTGAATGCTTCACACGAGTCTCTCCCCTTAaatgttcaattttatttttacgcTAAAATAACTATCCCCGTATTACTCTAGATAAGATTAGGCAACGAAGATCTGACCAGCAACGATGAGAGTGTACAACGCATCCCAATCAGCGACATAATGTACCATCCGGAATATAGGATCAGCATAAACTATTACGACGTGGcgattttgaagctgaagagGAAAGTGAAAATGTCGAGCAATGTGAAGCCTATCTGTCTCCAAACTAAATCTTTGAATACTGTAACCATGTCCTCAAAAACGTCTTTAGTTGCGATTGGCTGGGGTGCAACAAGTACTGGAGGGGATAAATCTAACAAACTGATGAGGACGCCTAGTCTCAGGTACAACAATGAATTATACATGTTGAATAAATTCAATATTTACGGTTTTATAGTAAATCTTTGCTATTAGGGATATCCATTTCATGTATATTTAAAATACAggatgtctcaaaattatggtacttccgggaagtaactttttccttagcgaaaatgcaatccgtggctttgtttacaagttattaacgataaacactgaccaatgaggcaCGGATGAAGCCCAatttcgctcattggcttggccgtctcgcgccagctgatctcgtctcttattggtcactgtttttcgttaataactcataaacaaagccgcggattgcatttttgctaaggagaaagttacttcgaatgacctcaactcctcatttctcggaagtaccataattttgagacaacCTGTATATGCACGTATTTCTTTGCATACAATCACACGGGTACACGATATATTACGAGTAATATACTACCTGTATAGGCACGAGTCGTACTTTTAAATATGCAGTAGTTAATATATTAGAAGTACAGTAAAGACTTTTGTATCTGAAGGTTTAAAACTTAAAAACTTCGTTCAAAATTTCTGACAATGTGACAATGTATCTACATAATACAATTGATTAGATAACGGAACGTTTGAATACCAGAATTTTGAAGTTTCTACTGTGTCCACATTTTCTTTATATGATTATATGAAACATTATATGAaacaaatatacatattttatttcaaatatatttttgcAATTATCTCGGAAACTAATAAAGCCGATATAAGTTGATATAATTTTGACAACATATTTCAAAGATATCCAAAAATTGGTGAGGTCGGCTCTAATGTAAATAATTCACATATATTCATTCAAGAATATATAATACAGGCAACATGTTTCTAAACTTTTGTCCGCGAGTGTACGCGTATTGAAAACAACGTGTACCCGGATGTTACCCGTGTATCCGTATACAAAGAAGTGGACGTACTAAAAAGTGGATAAATACAATGCAAGTTCAAGATCATAATCTCTATTTTCGATCATCTTTTCATGTACAGTCTCGTTGGGAGAGAAGAATGCGCCAAGCATTACGCAGGAATGCGTCAATTACCTCGGGGTTTCGACGATACCATGATTTGCGCAATCGACAGAAACGTAAGCAGAAGGTCGGACGCCTGTCAAGGGGACAGCGGAGGACCACTGTTAATGATATCCGACAACGGTGACAGTGTCATCGGGATCACGGCGTTCGGCCAAGCCTGTGGCACCGCCACACCTGGCGTTTACATGTCGGTTCTTTCATTTTTAGACTGGATCGAGGAGCAAGTGTGGTCGCCACCGAAGGCGAGCAATAAATTTACTTTTTCCTTCAGTTTGAAATTAAAGAATGCCGAACCGGAACAGCCAGACGTAAAAGTTAACGTGAATGCGGATCATTAGTATTCTGCAATATGTTTGCTACCTGCATATGCAAACTGCTACCTTTTTTTTACTACTTTCTTTTCTACTATTACGAACTGCAGTCCCTGATTGTCCAGTTGTCGACATTCGTTAtcgacaaaataaaataaaaatattattacaagtattttatAAAACGAacctataaatgcataaaaatctgcagtctagttataaatctgaagagagaacaagagatatatatattctaagaaattataattGTAAGGAAAAGTGAGATTCTAAGAAATTGTAATTTGTAAGAAGAGTGGGAGATTCTATGACGTTATAATCCAACGAATAGTGCCATCTTTGTATGGTTCGTATTCGTTTATCGAAGGCCGTATCGATGAAATAATTAAAGATGAGTTTGCGTTTACTGGCAAACGAATCTGGAGTAGCAAACACCCGCCGACGACGCTGACGCGATAGAATTTAAGTATGAACGAGGCGACTCATTTCGATCATGATCATTTCTTTTCGCAATTCACGGTTCAAACCGGGTGCTCTCGTCACTCTCGTCGCGAATCAATGAACTACATGACGTAAACATTAACAAAAcccttttttatttattcacaTTCTGTACAAATGTATTTTACATAAAGTCGACGATGTCCACCGTGCTTATGTAATGGACGGCGATTTATAGTTAAGCATCGTTTCGTATACTTTGTCCAAGCGAAGTACAATTATATGCGTTTCTACGTTAAAATTAAGTAAAATAAATGGAACACACCGTAAAGCCAATTCGTTGTTTTTATTCATTAATACTCCTTCTCTCCCCGACAACTCATACGCGTCCTTGGGATCAGAAACATCTGAATGTATCCGATCATTCCGTAAATAGTGCCATTTTGAACGGTTAACTCGAAGCTTCGAAACATTTTTACAGAATcgaattttacataattaatacataatattttaaGATTTTAGTATTTTAAAGTACTTTGAGGTATTTTAAAGACCATTTTGTGTGAAATATTCTTCTTCAGGCATTTTTAGAAATGGTAGCTAAATGGTAATAAAAAGAAGACAATAAAAGTGTTCAAGTTATTGGCTCAGATTTTTGTTTCTTAAAAGAATAAACACTGCTTTGAATAGTCGAAAGTAAGAACGAGAACGACACTACTTACAGAACGATCTGGCGTATATCTACTACGTTTACAATGTTTCCGAAATTACCTCCATTACAAGAGAACGAGTGTCATATTCCTTCGCGCATTTATGCAGACTGTgatattatttaaacaatttttgggATCCGCTTTTAGCTGTCGCTGCGAGCGACCAATCGCCGGGATTCAATTACTACGATTACGCAAGACGATAATTTTCTAAGCAGCGTGATTACGAGAGAGGTTACATACAGTCATGTTGCTACAATCTTGTTGCGGAACCTTCGAAAATTTACAAAAAAACGCCGAGTATCAGGAATATTTCTGAGTTTAATCGGGCGTTAATTGAATTGAAAAaggtaatatataatacaagatACGCTAAAAATGACAGAACGTTATTCGTTTTCCTGTAATGGAGGGATTTCGAGATTTCCACGAGCCCATCGCGGTACCTGTATAGTAATCGTAAATACCCAAACGTAAAGGAACAACCAACACCAGAATTTATAGCGATCTTAAGTAATCCAAGTTGCTTTCCGTCAGGTTTCACTTGTGTTTGTACACAGACGCGTTGAACACACACCACGTGGAGGCTGATTATTAATTCTACACATCGAATATCCTTATTTAGTCAACAGAGGACATATACAACGATTATAATACAGCATATTTGTACGTAATGCAAGGTAATACTGTTGCGATCAGGTGCGGTTGCAGGCATAGACGGCGTAAAACCTAACGAACGAGTTCCCAACGATTTCATTGCTGACGCGTTCGCCTCGAAGTGGAGAAACATCAAACATTTTCGACCGCGGATGATCGGTGCGTCAACGACAGAAATTTCTTCTATAAAATTTAATCAAGTT
It encodes the following:
- the LOC117220367 gene encoding venom protease, with the translated sequence MEIRNNVLVVVLSQLFICSLTRGVPLDLQEGSACTLENGGPGVCQKLENCPERLKEVEEGKRDWDAAGRCGFVGFMEVVCCPGTTTIIDKLSPRPSEVACNSLDNSLVYHIIDGTEAKPGEFPYVVTLGYENKNAEEDGQQIIYDCGGSLISSEHVLTAAHCVHNIDKKVPIEIRLGNEDLTSNDESVQRIPISDIMYHPEYRISINYYDVAILKLKRKVKMSSNVKPICLQTKSLNTVTMSSKTSLVAIGWGATSTGGDKSNKLMRTPSLSLVGREECAKHYAGMRQLPRGFDDTMICAIDRNVSRRSDACQGDSGGPLLMISDNGDSVIGITAFGQACGTATPGVYMSVLSFLDWIEEQVWSPPKASNKFTFSFSLKLKNAEPEQPDVKVNVNADH